The Moorena producens PAL-8-15-08-1 genomic interval TTCACCCCAAATAGCTGACTGCCTAGATAGGCCAGTGGTATGTAAAGCACCAGCATCCGAGTCACCATCATCACCACTGATGGTAGCGGTTTACCTAAGGCATTAAAGGCGGAACTAGCAACTAGAATCACGCCTGTTCCGGCATAGCTAATCGGGACAATAAGTAGGTAAGTGGCGGTAATTGTGATTACTTCTGGGTTGCTGTTAAACAGGGAGGCTAACCAAGGAGCTGTGGCAGCAAGAATCACTGTTACTAGCACTCCCCAAAATAAGCAAAATAGGAAACTTAGACGCAAGGCTTGATGGACACGGAGGTACTTTTTCGCCCCCCAGTTTTGCCCTACAAACGGTCCAATGCTGGCAGAGATTGCAATTAGGACAATCTGGCTAAAGGATTCTACTCGTGAGGCAATGCCAAAACCTGCTACTGCTATAGTTCCGTAACCAGCTAGCAACCCAGTAATCACACCAATAGATATGGGAAATACCATGCTCGTTCCAGCAGCAGGCAAACCCACATAGAGAATTTTTTTCCAGGATTCTAAAATTACTCTCAGCTTGGGCAGGTTGAAGCAAAGCATCTGCAGGCGATTGTTGAGAAACCACAAGGCTACAACTAGGGTGGTGGCGCGGGAAATTACTGTTGCGATCGCTGCCCCTGCCAGTTCTAATCGAGGAAATCCTCCCAGTCCGAGGATTAATACTGGATCGAGGGCAATATTGACGAATGCAGCAACGGTCATTATCACGCTGGGAATAGCAGTATTGCCGGAAGCGCGGATGGCACTGTTACCCACCATCGGGATAACCAGACAAATCATTCCCCAGTACCAAATCTGCATGTAACTACGAATCAGTGGTAGCACATCGGCATCAGCTCCTAAGGCCGTGAATAGGGGATCGATAGTGGCTAATCCCACCAACGTGAACAGTGCTACTACTAGCAGGGACAGGGTTAGACTATCTGTTGTCAGTCGTCGCACTTTCTGGATATCCCCTTCTCCAATGGCACGGGCAATCACAGAGGATGCTCCCACCCCCAACCCCATCGCTAGACTACCTAAAGTCATCACCACGGGAAAGGTGAAACTCATAGCTGCTAGGTGTTTGGTTCCCAGTTGTCCGACAAAATAGGTGTCAATCAGATTGAAAGCAATAACTGCAAACACTCCCCAAATCATGGGTATCGTTAGTCGGGTTAGCTGGGAGCTCACCTTCCCTTCAATCAGGTTTTGCTTCATGGTAGGGTATATTGTAATGAAACTTAATAAAATTTTACTAAATTTAAAATATTATTGGTTTTGAGGATTTATCTTAGGACTTACGCAAATCCCTCAATTTAACGCTACCTGTAGGGTGGGCAAGGTTTTGCCCAACCTACCCATGGATTGTGTGCGTAAGTCTGCAAACAGTAAAATAACCAGCGAGAGTTAGCCACCCAATAAATTAGGTGGGCAGCGAACGCGCCCCGCGTGGCCATAGGCCAGCGTACCGGGATTTATCCCGGTGTTCGCGTTTTATGGAATTCGCTTCGTCCTTGCTAATATCTCCAGGAACTCCGAAAGGCTTAATCCAGAATCTAATGCCATCTCTTTTAGCTTGTTCCAGCCTTCTTGGGTTACCGAGACACTATACGACCTCTTTCGTTCCCCATGAATACTTGGCCTTCCTTTCTTAGCAATTTGTTTTGACATTTACTTGACATTTTATTTATTGCGGTATAAAATTAGTTTAACACAGTAAAATGTCAAAACAAAATGTACGGTTGTCAGCAACATTTAATAACTACGTCACCTGAGAACCAAGCGGTCATAGAGTTGATCTGCTCAGAAGCAAATAAACTAACTAATTGTGGGATATATTACTGTCGCCAAATACTGTTTAAGGCACATAAGTATCTTAATAACGCAGAGTTGGACAAAATAATGAAGACTAACGTCCACTTCAAGGCAATGAGGTCTGCATGTGCCCAACAGACACTGCATGGAGTCATTGAGTCATTCAAGTCCTACAAAGCTCTTAAGAAGTTGTACGACAAAGGGAAGTCAACTGATAAGCCTAGAGTCCCAAAATACCGCAAAAAGGGAGGTCTGGCTGTAGTCAGCTATCCCGCTCGGTGGGTAAAACTAGTAAAAGGTCAGCTTAAGTTTACTTTAGGGAAGCAGATCAAAGTCTGGTTTGGCATTGACCACTTCTTACTACCAATGCCATCTAATATCGACTACAAATCAATCAAAGAATATCGCTTTGTGCCAAGGAATGGCTGTTTTTATTTGGAGTTTGTCTATGAAAGACCAAACCCTGAACCAGTAACACCAACAAGTAATGTTATAGGTATCGATCCAGGTCTCAATAACTGGCTAACCTGCGTCTCTAACCTAGGGAAATCTTTTATCATAGATGGTAAGAAAGTTAAATCCCAAAACCAGTGGTACAACAAGCGTGTAGCTGCGATCAAAAAAGGAAAATCTCAAGACTATTGGGATGAGCGCCTAG includes:
- a CDS encoding RNA-guided endonuclease InsQ/TnpB family protein; this encodes MYGCQQHLITTSPENQAVIELICSEANKLTNCGIYYCRQILFKAHKYLNNAELDKIMKTNVHFKAMRSACAQQTLHGVIESFKSYKALKKLYDKGKSTDKPRVPKYRKKGGLAVVSYPARWVKLVKGQLKFTLGKQIKVWFGIDHFLLPMPSNIDYKSIKEYRFVPRNGCFYLEFVYERPNPEPVTPTSNVIGIDPGLNNWLTCVSNLGKSFIIDGKKVKSQNQWYNKRVAAIKKGKSQDYWDERLAFLTEKRNRQMRDNVNKVARFTVNWCLRNQISTVVFGWNKRNKDSINIGKKNNQQFVQIPTAKLKNRIEQLCVEHGIKFVETEESYTSKASFLDQDFLPVLGGKPEGWKESGKRVKRGQYLSAKGKLINADCNGASNILRKVATQLGFPLAEVGRAALNLPQRYRSDSLSRSYREASWSSVSTRVTTSA
- a CDS encoding MATE family efflux transporter; translated protein: MKQNLIEGKVSSQLTRLTIPMIWGVFAVIAFNLIDTYFVGQLGTKHLAAMSFTFPVVMTLGSLAMGLGVGASSVIARAIGEGDIQKVRRLTTDSLTLSLLVVALFTLVGLATIDPLFTALGADADVLPLIRSYMQIWYWGMICLVIPMVGNSAIRASGNTAIPSVIMTVAAFVNIALDPVLILGLGGFPRLELAGAAIATVISRATTLVVALWFLNNRLQMLCFNLPKLRVILESWKKILYVGLPAAGTSMVFPISIGVITGLLAGYGTIAVAGFGIASRVESFSQIVLIAISASIGPFVGQNWGAKKYLRVHQALRLSFLFCLFWGVLVTVILAATAPWLASLFNSNPEVITITATYLLIVPISYAGTGVILVASSAFNALGKPLPSVVMMVTRMLVLYIPLAYLGSQLFGVNGIFAAACISNVAVGLGAYIWNQKTCNIKTVSALEKESVSVGMG